Part of the Dehalococcoidia bacterium genome is shown below.
GGATCGACCTGGCCTGCGCGTCCTACTTCATCGAGAACGACTAGGCGACGCTACCCCGTCGGGGCTAGGCATTCAGCCGGGGAGAAGCTCGACTGTTAGCTCCGTGCGAGGGGCACATCCTGCCGGAACGCACGCATGCAAGGCGGCCGCCGACTAGCCTACGGGTATGAGACAGGAGGCGGCCCGTGGCGACAAGTAACGAGATCCTGGTCCAGCACCCGGAGTCACACGCGAGGATCCTTGGCCAGCTTGCGGGATGTGTCGATGCTTGCCTGGAGTGCGCGCAGGCCTGCACGAGTTGCGCCGACGCCTGCCTGGCGACTGGCGAGGCGTCAGCGCTGGCATCGTGCATCCGCGCCAACCTCGACTGCGCCGATATCGCCGGCGTGACGGCGCGGCTCCTGTCGAGACAGACGGAGACCGACTGGTACCTGGCGATTAGCGTGCTGGACACCTGCATCCACGCCTGCGAGATCTGCGCCGAAGAGTGCGACGCGCACGGCGAACGCTATGCCCACTGCCGCACATGCGCGCAGGCCTGCAAGGAGTCCGCCGACGCCTGCCGGCGGCTCATGGGCGAGCTACCGCAGCCGACCGACGTGTTCTAGAAGCCCGCCGCGTCAGCCGGCCAGGGTCCGGTGGCGGCGGGGTCCGAG
Proteins encoded:
- a CDS encoding four-helix bundle copper-binding protein, which translates into the protein MATSNEILVQHPESHARILGQLAGCVDACLECAQACTSCADACLATGEASALASCIRANLDCADIAGVTARLLSRQTETDWYLAISVLDTCIHACEICAEECDAHGERYAHCRTCAQACKESADACRRLMGELPQPTDVF